One part of the Lotus japonicus ecotype B-129 chromosome 2, LjGifu_v1.2 genome encodes these proteins:
- the LOC130738874 gene encoding CRM-domain containing factor CFM3, chloroplastic/mitochondrial isoform X2, whose amino-acid sequence MAFTNTTGKLSELSFSSSPSSLSLSLNLPRFFTLTHLFLPHSKPSFRTLTFSSLRTSHHHNSSPKPNPTAPWLAKTASPPKRVSESATEEDPSNRQPGIRQNPVERIVLRLRNLGLVSDEDEEAAAAGGEEEGEDRVSPLPVTGEEKLGELLRREWVRPDAGLLEDDDEGEEGVLPWQKEEEGFVGSGVEEGLRRRMLRAPSLAELTLEDELLRRLRREGMRVRERISIPKAGLTKDVMDKIHEKWRKEELVRLKFHEELARNMKIAHEIVERRTGGLVTWRSGSIMMVYRGINYQGPPSTKELDEKEGDGFFIPDVSSGSLPSTKDSNAIANSSLEKSELAARNQEQPKNMTEEEAEYNALLDGLGPRFVEWWGTGVLPVDADLLPRTVPGYKTPFRLLPAGMRSRLTNAEMTNLRKLAKSLPCHFSLGRNRNHQGLACAILKLWEKSLLAKIAIKRGIQNTNNKLMADELKTLTGGTLLLRNKYYIVIYRGKDFVPTDVAAVLAERQELTKQVQDVEEKVRCRAVDATSGQGEATTPAGAAVLAERQELTEQVQDVEEKVHCRAVDATSGQGESTTPAGSLAEFYEAKARWGRDISTEEREKMKEEVANAKTVKLVRHTEHKLSLAQAKKLRAEKLLAKIEAAMVPGGPDYDQETITEEERVVFRRIGLRMKAYLPLGIRGVFDGVIENMHLHWKHRELVKLISKQKTLAFVEDTARLLEYESGGILVAIERVSKGFALIYYRGKNYKRPITLRPRNLLTKQKALKRSIAMQRHEALSQHITELEKNIDEMNKELSEDEDSDGFDDEEDSDWDEDEDAEFPEFNIDGHP is encoded by the exons ATGGCGTTCACCAACACCACTGGTAAACTCTCAGAATTATCTTTCAgttcatcaccatcatcactctcactctcactcaaCCTTCCTCGCTTTTTCACTCTCACCCATCTCTTCCTCCCTCATTCCAAACCCTCTTTTCGCACTCTCACCTTCTCTTCTCTCCGAACCAGCCACCACCACAATTCCTCCCCAAAACCCAACCCCACCGCGCCCTGGCTCGCCAAAACCGCCTCACCTCCCAAAAGGGTCTCCGAATCTGCCACCGAAGAAGACCCATCGAACCGTCAACCGGGTATTCGACAAAACCCGGTTGAAAGGATTGTTCTCCGGTTGCGGAACCTGGGGTTGgtttctgatgaagatgaggaagcagcagcagcaggaggagaagaagaaggagaagatagGGTCAGTCCATTGCCGGTGACCGGCGAGGAGAAGCTGGGGGAGTTGCTGAGGCGGGAATGGGTTCGTCCTGATGCCGGGTTGctggaggatgatgatgagggTGAGGAGGGGGTGTTGCCGTGGCAGAAAGAGGAAGAGGGGTTTGTGGGTAGTGGGGTTGAGGAGGGgttgaggaggaggatgttaaGGGCTCCAAGTTTGGCTGAGTTGACACTTGAGGATGAGTTGTTGAGGAGGTTGAGGAGAGAGGGGATGCGTGTGAGGGAGAGGATTAGTATCCCCAAAGCTGGTCTCACAAAAGATGTGATGGATAAGATTCACGAGAAGTGGAGGAAGGAGGAGTTGGTGAGGCTCAAGTTTCATGAGGAGCTTGCGCGGAACATGAAGATTGCTCATGAGATTGTTGAG CGTCGAACGGGAGGATTGGTTACATGGAGATCGGGAAGTATTATGATGGTGTATCGTGGTATTAATTATCAAGGGCCTCCCTCCACGAAGGAACTTGATGAAAAAGAAGGTGATGGCTTTTTTATCCCGGATGTCTCATCAGGAAGCTTGCCAAGCACTAAAGACAGTAATGCAATTGCAAACTCATCCCTGGAGAAGAGTGAGCTAGCTGCAAGGAATCAGGAACAGCCTAAGAACATGACGGAAGAGGAAGCAGAGTACAATGCGCTGCTTGATGGTTTGGGTCCTCGTTTTGTTGAATGGTGGGGTACAGGAGTACTTCCTGTCGATGCTGATTTACTTCCCCGTACAGTTCCTGGTTACAAAACACCTTTTAGGCTTCTTCCTGCAGGGATGCGTTCTCGACTAACAAATGCAGAGATGACCAATTTAAGAAAACTTGCAAAATCACTTCCTTGCCATTTTTCCTTGG GGAGAAATAGAAATCACCAAGGTCTGGCATGTGCTATTCTTAAGCTTTGGGAAAAAAGTTTACTTGCAAAGATTGCTATCAAACGTGGTATCCAGAACACAAACAATAAATTAATGGCTGATGAGCTCAAG ACATTAACAGGAGGCACCTTGCTGCTAAGGAATAAATATTACATTGTTATATATCGTGGGAAGGACTTTGTTCCAACAGATGTGGCTGCAGTTTTAGCTGAAAGACAGGAATTGACAAAACAGGTACAAGATGTTGAAGAGAAGGTGCGTTGCAGAGCTGTTGATGCAACATCAGGACAAGGTGAAGCAACAACACCGGCAGGCGCTGCAGTTTTAGCTGAAAGACAGGAGTTGACAGAACAGGTACAAGATGTTGAAGAGAAGGTGCATTGCAGAGCTGTTGATGCAACATCAGGACAAGGTGAATCAACAACACCGGCAGGCTCATTAGCAGAGTTTTATGAGGCCAAGGCTCGTTGGGGAAGGGACATATCTACGGAAGAACGtgagaagatgaaggaagaagtTGCCAATGCCAAGACTGTGAAGCTTGTCAGGCATACTGAGCATAAGCTATCTCTT GCCCAGGCCAAAAAGCTTAGAGCAGAAAAGCTGTTAGCCAAAATAGAAGCAGCTATGGTTCCAGGTGGTCCTGATTATGACCAGGAAACCATCACAGAGGAAGAGCGTGTCGTGTTCCGTAGGATTGGTTTGAGAATGAAGGCATACTTACCACTTG GTATACGTGGTGTTTTTGATGGTGTCATTGAAAATATGCATTTGCATTGGAAACACAGGGAACTTGTAAAATTGATatcaaaacaaaagactctGGCTTTTGTTGAAGACACAGCAAGGTTACTGGAATATGAGAGTGGTGGAATACTAGTGGCAATAGAAAGAGTTTCTAAAGGATTTGCTCTTATTTATTATCGTGGAAAGAATTATAAACGGCCCATTACTCTCAGGCCTAGAAACCTTCTAACAAAGCAAAAGGCATTGAAGCGTTCCATAGCCATGCAACGCCATGAG GCTCTGAGTCAGCATATTACAGAACTGGAAAAAAATATAGACGAAATGAACAAAGAACTT AGTGAGGATGAGGATTCTGATGGTTTTGATGATGAGGAAGACTCCGATTGGGATGAAGATGAGGACGCTGAGTTTCCAGAATTCAACATTGATGGGCATCCTTGA
- the LOC130738874 gene encoding CRM-domain containing factor CFM3, chloroplastic/mitochondrial isoform X1, with amino-acid sequence MAFTNTTGKLSELSFSSSPSSLSLSLNLPRFFTLTHLFLPHSKPSFRTLTFSSLRTSHHHNSSPKPNPTAPWLAKTASPPKRVSESATEEDPSNRQPGIRQNPVERIVLRLRNLGLVSDEDEEAAAAGGEEEGEDRVSPLPVTGEEKLGELLRREWVRPDAGLLEDDDEGEEGVLPWQKEEEGFVGSGVEEGLRRRMLRAPSLAELTLEDELLRRLRREGMRVRERISIPKAGLTKDVMDKIHEKWRKEELVRLKFHEELARNMKIAHEIVERRTGGLVTWRSGSIMMVYRGINYQGPPSTKELDEKEGDGFFIPDVSSGSLPSTKDSNAIANSSLEKSELAARNQEQPKNMTEEEAEYNALLDGLGPRFVEWWGTGVLPVDADLLPRTVPGYKTPFRLLPAGMRSRLTNAEMTNLRKLAKSLPCHFSLGRNRNHQGLACAILKLWEKSLLAKIAIKRGIQNTNNKLMADELKTLTGGTLLLRNKYYIVIYRGKDFVPTDVAAVLAERQELTKQVQDVEEKVRCRAVDATSGQGEATTPAGAAVLAERQELTEQVQDVEEKVHCRAVDATSGQGESTTPAGSLAEFYEAKARWGRDISTEEREKMKEEVANAKTVKLVRHTEHKLSLAQAKKLRAEKLLAKIEAAMVPGGPDYDQETITEEERVVFRRIGLRMKAYLPLGIRGVFDGVIENMHLHWKHRELVKLISKQKTLAFVEDTARLLEYESGGILVAIERVSKGFALIYYRGKNYKRPITLRPRNLLTKQKALKRSIAMQRHEALSQHITELEKNIDEMNKELGVSQDLEVQDKWSMEEEDKKQLDPISELTQSEDEDSDGFDDEEDSDWDEDEDAEFPEFNIDGHP; translated from the exons ATGGCGTTCACCAACACCACTGGTAAACTCTCAGAATTATCTTTCAgttcatcaccatcatcactctcactctcactcaaCCTTCCTCGCTTTTTCACTCTCACCCATCTCTTCCTCCCTCATTCCAAACCCTCTTTTCGCACTCTCACCTTCTCTTCTCTCCGAACCAGCCACCACCACAATTCCTCCCCAAAACCCAACCCCACCGCGCCCTGGCTCGCCAAAACCGCCTCACCTCCCAAAAGGGTCTCCGAATCTGCCACCGAAGAAGACCCATCGAACCGTCAACCGGGTATTCGACAAAACCCGGTTGAAAGGATTGTTCTCCGGTTGCGGAACCTGGGGTTGgtttctgatgaagatgaggaagcagcagcagcaggaggagaagaagaaggagaagatagGGTCAGTCCATTGCCGGTGACCGGCGAGGAGAAGCTGGGGGAGTTGCTGAGGCGGGAATGGGTTCGTCCTGATGCCGGGTTGctggaggatgatgatgagggTGAGGAGGGGGTGTTGCCGTGGCAGAAAGAGGAAGAGGGGTTTGTGGGTAGTGGGGTTGAGGAGGGgttgaggaggaggatgttaaGGGCTCCAAGTTTGGCTGAGTTGACACTTGAGGATGAGTTGTTGAGGAGGTTGAGGAGAGAGGGGATGCGTGTGAGGGAGAGGATTAGTATCCCCAAAGCTGGTCTCACAAAAGATGTGATGGATAAGATTCACGAGAAGTGGAGGAAGGAGGAGTTGGTGAGGCTCAAGTTTCATGAGGAGCTTGCGCGGAACATGAAGATTGCTCATGAGATTGTTGAG CGTCGAACGGGAGGATTGGTTACATGGAGATCGGGAAGTATTATGATGGTGTATCGTGGTATTAATTATCAAGGGCCTCCCTCCACGAAGGAACTTGATGAAAAAGAAGGTGATGGCTTTTTTATCCCGGATGTCTCATCAGGAAGCTTGCCAAGCACTAAAGACAGTAATGCAATTGCAAACTCATCCCTGGAGAAGAGTGAGCTAGCTGCAAGGAATCAGGAACAGCCTAAGAACATGACGGAAGAGGAAGCAGAGTACAATGCGCTGCTTGATGGTTTGGGTCCTCGTTTTGTTGAATGGTGGGGTACAGGAGTACTTCCTGTCGATGCTGATTTACTTCCCCGTACAGTTCCTGGTTACAAAACACCTTTTAGGCTTCTTCCTGCAGGGATGCGTTCTCGACTAACAAATGCAGAGATGACCAATTTAAGAAAACTTGCAAAATCACTTCCTTGCCATTTTTCCTTGG GGAGAAATAGAAATCACCAAGGTCTGGCATGTGCTATTCTTAAGCTTTGGGAAAAAAGTTTACTTGCAAAGATTGCTATCAAACGTGGTATCCAGAACACAAACAATAAATTAATGGCTGATGAGCTCAAG ACATTAACAGGAGGCACCTTGCTGCTAAGGAATAAATATTACATTGTTATATATCGTGGGAAGGACTTTGTTCCAACAGATGTGGCTGCAGTTTTAGCTGAAAGACAGGAATTGACAAAACAGGTACAAGATGTTGAAGAGAAGGTGCGTTGCAGAGCTGTTGATGCAACATCAGGACAAGGTGAAGCAACAACACCGGCAGGCGCTGCAGTTTTAGCTGAAAGACAGGAGTTGACAGAACAGGTACAAGATGTTGAAGAGAAGGTGCATTGCAGAGCTGTTGATGCAACATCAGGACAAGGTGAATCAACAACACCGGCAGGCTCATTAGCAGAGTTTTATGAGGCCAAGGCTCGTTGGGGAAGGGACATATCTACGGAAGAACGtgagaagatgaaggaagaagtTGCCAATGCCAAGACTGTGAAGCTTGTCAGGCATACTGAGCATAAGCTATCTCTT GCCCAGGCCAAAAAGCTTAGAGCAGAAAAGCTGTTAGCCAAAATAGAAGCAGCTATGGTTCCAGGTGGTCCTGATTATGACCAGGAAACCATCACAGAGGAAGAGCGTGTCGTGTTCCGTAGGATTGGTTTGAGAATGAAGGCATACTTACCACTTG GTATACGTGGTGTTTTTGATGGTGTCATTGAAAATATGCATTTGCATTGGAAACACAGGGAACTTGTAAAATTGATatcaaaacaaaagactctGGCTTTTGTTGAAGACACAGCAAGGTTACTGGAATATGAGAGTGGTGGAATACTAGTGGCAATAGAAAGAGTTTCTAAAGGATTTGCTCTTATTTATTATCGTGGAAAGAATTATAAACGGCCCATTACTCTCAGGCCTAGAAACCTTCTAACAAAGCAAAAGGCATTGAAGCGTTCCATAGCCATGCAACGCCATGAG GCTCTGAGTCAGCATATTACAGAACTGGAAAAAAATATAGACGAAATGAACAAAGAACTT GGCGtgtctcaagatttggaggttCAAGACAAGTGGAGCATGGAGGAAGAGGACAAAAAACAACTAGACCCCATCTCAGAACTCACCCAA AGTGAGGATGAGGATTCTGATGGTTTTGATGATGAGGAAGACTCCGATTGGGATGAAGATGAGGACGCTGAGTTTCCAGAATTCAACATTGATGGGCATCCTTGA
- the LOC130738875 gene encoding caffeoylshikimate esterase-like has protein sequence MAEISKGEMQDFEELQDIYMSNMDEAPARRRAREAFKHIQLAIDHCLFRLPADGVKMKEVYEVNSRGLKIFTKSWLPERSPLKAVVCYCHGYADTCTFYFEGVARKLASSGYGVFSMDYPGFGLSDGLHGYIPCFENLVNDVVEHFSKIKEQREYQHLPSFLLGESMGGAIALKIHFKQPTAWDGAALIAPLCKFADDMIPHWLVKQILIGIAKVFPKTKLVPQKDEVKENIYRDAKKRQLAPYNVLLYKDKPRLGTALELLKATQKLEQRLEEVSLPLLIMHGEADIITDPSASKALYEKAKVKDKKLCLYKDAFHTLLEGEPDETIFHVLGDLISWLDNHSSRKNKY, from the exons ATGGCTGAAATCAGTAAGGGAGAAATGCAAGATTTTGAAGAGTTGCAAGATATTTACATGTCCAACATGGATGAAGCACCTGCTAGGCGCCGTGCTCGTGAAGCTTTTAAGCACATTCAGCTTGCCATTGATCACTGCCTATTCCGG TTACCAGCAGATGGGGTGAAGATGAAAGAG GTTTATGAAGTGAACTCCAGAGGATTAAAAATATTCACTAAAAGCTGGCTACCAGAAAGATCTCCTTTGAAAGCAGTTGTTTGTTACTGTCATGGTTACGCAGACACTTGCACATTTTACTTTGAAG GTGTTGCAAGGAAGTTAGCATCATCTGGATATGGAGTATTTTCAATGGATTACCCTGGATTTGGCCTTTCAGATGGTCTTCATGGTTACATTCCTTGCTTTGAAAATCTAGTTAATGATGTCGTCGAGCATTTCTCAAAAATTAAGG AACAAAGGGAGTACCAACATTTACCAAGCTTCTTGTTAGGGGAGTCTATGGGAGGAGCCATTGCTTTGAAAATTCACTTCAAACAACCAACTGCATGGGATGGTGCTGCTCTTATTGCACCTTTGTGCAAG TTTGCAGATGATATGATTCCACATTGGCTGGTGAAGCAGATACTAATTGGTATAGCTAAGGTTTTCCCCAAGACTAAGCTGGTTCCACAAAAAGACGAGGTGAAGGAGAATATATATAGAGATGCGAAAAAGAGACAATTG GCACCCTATAATGTGTTGCTCTACAAGGATAAACCAAGACTGGGAACTGCATTGGAATTGCTTAAGGCCACCCAGAAACTAGAACAGCGATTGGAAGAA GTTTCTCTGCCACTGTTGATCATGCATGGAGAGGCAGATATAATAACTGACCCATCAGCTAGCAAGGCTTTGTATGAGAAAGCTaaagtgaaggacaagaaactCTGCCTCTATAAGGATGCTTTCCACACTCTGCTTGAAGGTGAGCCTGATGAAACTATATTCCACGTGCTTGGTGATCTCATATCTTGGCTTGACAACCACAGCAgcagaaaaaacaaatattaa